One Candidatus Latescibacterota bacterium genomic region harbors:
- a CDS encoding energy transducer TonB, with translation MATVAVANQDFKSGYGRYLRNSLYVTLVIHFLGIYFSPSFEFKPYVLKEQEFIVVETAEDFEIPPPPEEISQPAIPMEAAEGEEVDDEAEIAPTSFDRIENLPPPPAPPSESAQAFYAFDEPPILVKHVAPKYPSLAQSAGIEGTVLIRVLIGVDGKVEQASIINSDVTPAMEKSALAAAKKFIFRPARQRTVPVRASMAIPIRFKLHGR, from the coding sequence GTGGCCACTGTAGCTGTTGCAAATCAGGATTTTAAAAGTGGATACGGAAGATATTTACGTAACTCCCTTTACGTGACTTTAGTCATCCATTTCCTCGGTATTTACTTCTCTCCGTCCTTCGAATTCAAGCCATATGTCTTGAAGGAACAGGAATTCATAGTTGTTGAGACGGCAGAGGATTTTGAGATTCCGCCACCACCGGAAGAGATCTCTCAGCCAGCTATCCCTATGGAAGCTGCAGAGGGTGAGGAAGTCGATGATGAAGCGGAAATAGCACCGACAAGTTTTGACAGGATCGAAAACCTGCCTCCTCCCCCTGCTCCGCCATCGGAGTCGGCCCAGGCATTCTATGCATTCGATGAACCTCCCATACTGGTAAAACACGTGGCTCCCAAGTATCCCAGCCTGGCGCAGTCAGCCGGTATCGAAGGGACAGTCCTGATCAGGGTACTGATCGGAGTGGACGGCAAGGTCGAACAGGCCAGTATTATTAATTCGGATGTGACTCCTGCCATGGAGAAATCAGCGCTGGCAGCCGCAAAGAAATTCATTTTCAGGCCTGCGAGACAGAGAACTGTGCCGGTAAGAGCTTCAATGGCTATCCCGATCAGATTCAAGCTGCATGGACGATGA